In Heteronotia binoei isolate CCM8104 ecotype False Entrance Well chromosome 1, APGP_CSIRO_Hbin_v1, whole genome shotgun sequence, the genomic window GCAGAGTGCATTAGCTTGCAGTTTTCTCTCAAGTGTCAGGCatatttgcagttttgcttgTGCAAAGCTAAAGcatttataacttttaaattccatagaTATGTCAGATACTGCAATTTTATATGTTAAgtgagaaggcaatggcaaaccaccctgtaaaaagtctgccgtgaaaacgtcgtgatgtgacgtcaccccagagtcagaaacaactggtgcttgcacaggggatttccTTAACCTTTTAATGTTataaatcaggagtgtcaaacatgcagttcaggggccgaatcaggcccccaagcaactggctgtcatctgcttacttctcccttcttccttcttctgcataacggcttgctatgcaaggcttgctcaatctctgttttctccattggctgagggaggaaggtagagctGGTTTttccagggtctctcaatcaaacagcagagctactgagccaagcctctcttccttctcttggctgaggctccgcccccccagtcccctgggggaggaaggaaagagccagagctttctttgtccagttcccgagatcccatgggagaaatacaaagaaagcacctttaaggccaacgagtgttaacattttaagtatgttttaaatttttaaaaatatatatttaattgcgtttgtgtcctttataaagtttatatctttgctacctaatcttaaataggtacacacatggcctggtccaacatggcccagcccaacaaggtctcatttatgtcagatccggccctcataacaaatgagttcgacgcccctgtTAAAATGATAcattttatgttgttgttttaacaatttattaataacacatggttacaatatttaattatctttttttttcttatactagaccatatgatatttcacccccccccctccctccaatattgacttccccgaagttataaatttgcatttaattctaaaggtaccactaatctatcaaaatataatacttttgattaatactaaaaaattgtccagtgtttttttacgttccactctttctccatatatcctttgagtttcttccactcctttttgaataagtctaagtcatagtctcttaaagttttagttagtttatccatctcacaccacgataaaactttcacaatccaatccgatttctctggtattgttccttgtttccaaagctgcgcatacaatgtcctagcagctgagagcaaataccaaattaaagtcctttcttcctttggaaaattttctagttgtaatccaagtaaaaaagtctctgcagttttcttgaagtcataacccaaaattttggagatttcttgttgtatcatcttccagtactcctttgctttttcacaagtccatcacatgtgaaagaaagaaccttcgtgttttctaataataataataataataataaatttatttttgtatcccgccctcccccgccagaggcgggctcaaggtggctcacagacatggaattccatgattcaagtaaaacaatgtaaacaacagttttaaatataatcaattacataataaattatttaaaatagataaaataggtgctataggttctacatttccaacatctatccgacattttcttactcatcctagccagctttttcggagtcatataccacctgtacatcatgatacattttatgttgttaaagcagtaaGATTAGTTTACATTTGATAGGCCATTAAGTATTGTATATATTTAAATCTTTCCCCAAATTTCcattttttacacacacacaaaagcgggggggggggacatccccCCCCCGAGGCTTcagaatttccagaaattttacatctctagtgtACATTTCATACCACTAGGTATGAAAGTGGTTATAAAACAGCAGCATGCCAGGGTACAGGTACATGCTACCCCTCCTTATGCGCTATGATAAGTTTAGATTTACGCTACCATACTaagaaaaaatgtacagtttcctcctcaaatgcttttttttttgtcatcgtTCTTATATCTAATCAAGGGCATGCTTTATAAAACGTATTCAGAATATCCTAATAAAAATCAGGCTTTTCAAATGAGAATCGGTTTTGTTTTGGCAAACAGTTGCCGATTTCAGAACCGTTTGCAAAACAACCCAACTAACAAGCAGCATAGCCCATGGAGGAAAACTGTGAATCCTCCTTGCTGTAAATGAAACAGTTTTCAGAGAACAAATACCACTTTTTCCTCGCAACCTTACGGGGATGTGCAGGATTGCTTACCCATCCGGAAGAACTGGAATTACATCTTCAAAACTAGCAATTCCGCTTTTGTTACCATCATATGGTCTGTGTTGTAAAGCGCAGCAACACGTCTCAAGGCATCAATTATTTCTGTCCTGAATGGTTTCTGCGGACACTACTTTGACAGTCCCAAATGTGACTAATACAAATTTCGACTTGAGGGTTCCATACTAGAGTCAGCGTTTCAATAGGCTGTGATGTCCTCTGCCACTCAAATTGTCAACAGGGCAAACAAAAAGTTGAGCAAGCAAGGACAGTCTTATCACGACTAGAGGGGGACGTCGTGACTTCGGCTTACTTGagcaataaaaaataataaaacagctaAGGAGGTTGAGATGTCCTTTGTCACTCATATTGTTAGCAGGGCAACCAAACAGTTGAGCAAACAAGGGCATTCCTAGCATGACTAGAGGGGGGGCGGGACACTTATGTAACCCAAGAGTGATGGAGGATAAGCTGTgaaagcctcatttggaatactgtgtacaattgtagtcaccacatctcaaaaaagatattatagcattgggaaaagtccagaaaagggcaactagaatgattaaagggttggaacactttccctatgaagaaaggttaaagtgcctgaggctctttagcttagaggaATGAAgactgatagaggtttacaagattatgcatgcgatagagaaggcaaagaaaaacgtaattttctccttttctctcaatacaagaactcgtgggtgctcaaagaaattgctgagccgtcaggttaaaaggaagtacttcttcacccaaagggtgattaacaaatggaattcactgccacaggaggtggcggtgactacaagcatagagacttcaagaggggattggttaagcatatggagcagaggtctatcactggctattagccacaaggtatagatggaactctatggagcaagtaatgctctgtgtattcttgttgcttgggaaggggcaacagtgggagggcttctagtgtcctggccctgctggtggacctcctgatggcacctgttttttggaccactgtgtgacagagtgttggactggatgggccactggcttgatccatcatggcttctcttacgttcttatgagctTCTCGTCTTCTGCATTCAGTGTGCTGGTATTTCTCTAGCATAGACAAGCCTTCTTTAGAGGACGTTTTGAAATGGGGGTGGTGTTAACAAGCCATCTCATCATATACGGCACTTCCTCAGGTGGTATAAGTTGCCTCATGGATCTGAATCTAGATATACGAAGGCATGGAAATTTGAAGGTATTTTCACTAGAGTGGGGAATGGAATATTTGGGGACAAATGAAGAAAAAGCTATCACAGGGTTTTCTTTTTATGAAGACAAGCTGTTAAAATGTTGCGAGGTGGGCCTTTTTCAAGTAACTATGGAAAACAGCACTCGGGGGATTCACAGTAACAATGTTTAAACCAGGAGTCCCAAATGTGGTTTCTGTGGGTACCACGGTACATGCCggtacctttcctggtgcctgttaCGTGTTCTTAGAGAGGGTGTGTGGCCAGgtgggcttctgattggtcatttGAGATTTAGTTAGCTATACAggtatttttaaatgttgcagCTGTAGCAACCGCCACCACAGCCCAAGAGTGATGGAGGGTGACCTGTGGCAGCCATTGTGTGACCttcctggcagccattttgtggacaCCGCGCCCACCacactgctagaattccaaagatgcccgaAGGCTCTAAAAGGTCCGGGGATCCTCAGCTTTAAACTATTGGGCATGTGGGTCAACAGGCCTCACTgcagaaggggaaggggggggggcaaagaaactTCCTATTTATTCTTGAAGCCGGCCCAAGGCGCAATACATTTTCTCAAACTCATAGAATCAGTTTTCCTAATTTCTAAATGGACTActgtggaggaagggaaatgtggCCAAAATCCATCGGTGTAAGGAGTGCAGATTCAGCAGCCTTGTAATTCGCACAAATGAAAGAAACAAGCTTATGGATGCAAAAACAGAGAAGCGTCTTTGCTGTAACCGTGCAAGTTGTCAGTTCTTTCAGCCCACAGAGGTGAAGTGAAAGTTCAGAACTGGGAACTACAGATCTTTCAGAAACTTGACTCAGCTTTCCACGTACCAGTTTGGTGACACATCTGGTAGATTTGCCCTAAATGTTAATTATGGCATAAAGGATTTAAAGCGTGGGGGGAAACGACTTCAGATCACCATATGCTTCTTATCCCATAAGTCATTGTTGGCTTTCTAATTATAGTTGTAGAAGTCAGTGCTTTCAAGGGAGACTCATAGGCACATGGATGGCTaagtctccattttttttttaattccacgtTCAGTCGGAACTCTAAGGCTGGCAGCGGCAGAAAACCCGGTTCCCCAGGAGCATAATTCATACATTCAGATTGAcagggtcaggggtggaattctagcaggagctcctttgcatattaggccatgccccctgatgtagccaatcctccaagagcttacaaggctcttttttgtcagctcttggaggattggctacatcaggggtgtgtggcctaatacgcaaaggagctcctgctagaattccatccctgggcagggTTAAAATGATCTCATGAGAATTATCATAGAGTTCCTGAGGTGGCTAGCCCAGCCTCTGCAAGGctggaggcccagttagggtggCTGTTGAATCCAGAGGCTTACCTGGTATCTCTGGGGGATATTTCAGTCTGCAAAGGTGGCAGTCCTGTTGCAGCTGTGGTTAACCTGTTGAATGCAAAGGTGATACCAAGCGGTGGATCTCTTCCCTTGAGTATAGCCCAACTtacggcaaccctatgaattaatgtcctccaaatgagcagccttgttcaggtctcgCAAAATGAGaattgtggcttccttgatggagtcagcCCATGTCATATGTTGGATCGGGGGTGGCCagactggcttgggagccacgtgtggcttttttcacacacattgtgtgactctcggaagtccccactgcctcattggctgacttggaaaaggcatttaaagtctctttaaatcactttgcaaaGCCAGCTGTGGAGGCTCAGAGAAtgtacttaaagttgctttctttaaactctccctccccccatctatttgccccccttcttccttgtggctttctaacatccgatgttcatgtcttgtggctctcaaacatctgacttttatactacgtggctcttaggttaagcaagtttggcccgcCCTTGTGTtggatcttcttcttttcctgcttctttcaactttccctagcatcGTTATTATATCCAGTGACGGTGGTCTTCTCAACCCAGGCAAGAGGAAGCAAAATTCAGGGGTAGTAAAAgtccttttccattttttttttcagagaacTCTTTCAGGTCTTCCTCGTAGAAAAACTGGAAATCTTGCAAATGCCGAAAGCAGATTTGGAGTGGATGGAATGGTGTGttcagcagtattccctctaagcttgaGTGAGAGTTgtttagtctccggctcacacatctttgtcttagcgcaggaagaatggtcccagagcaaactgttttatgcagtagctcacaactttaatgccagtagctttacaaagcagaacttttgctcacaagactccacagcttagaggggagtATGAAACTGCTTCCATCCAACTATTGCACTTCTTTTTATTTACTACCAATTCTTACTCTGATttcaatgttttattttttttaaatctctcagATGACAAATTTAAAGTTTTAGAGTGCAGTTTAGGCTGTCTCTTTCAGGTACTAGATATATTTGCAGTTTTGTTTATAGAAAACTAGGTGTGTATACTTGTGTTCCATAGGTACGCCCCAAAATActtaaatactacattataactCTTACTAAGTTGTAAGTCTTGCATTATATCTAGTTGCAACAGTAAAATAAGTTTAGACTTGATACGAAAGCATTAATGTGTTTCTGTTTCTCCCAgtattttttgtttttagtgATGGTGGTGCTTTTCCCAGAAAGAGAAAAATGATTTTTCTATGGCTTTAAAAATGTCCAGAATTCTTTACCTTTTTGACTACGCTATACCAATACATCTAATACTCTGCACATGGAAGGTGGATCATATGAGAGGtggatcatatgaagctgccttatactgaatcacaccctcggtccatcagaatCAGTCTTGtccgctcagactggcagcagctctccagagtctcaagttgagggttttcacacctacttgcctggactctttttagttgaagatgccggggattgaacctgggaccttctgcttaccaatcagATGCTCCACCGCTGAGCCAtagtcccattcatggctctccagggtctcacgctgaggtttttcacacctgttcgcctggaccctttttagttgaagatgctggggcttgaacctgggaccttctgcataccaagcagatgctctaccgctgagccatagtcccattcatggctctccagggtctcaagttgaaggttttcacacctacttgcctggaccctttttagttgaagatgctggggcttgaacctgggaccttctgctttccaagcagatgctctaccactgagccactgtcccttctgGTAGGCAGGAATGTTTTCTGCCCATTTCCCCTCAAGCTGAAGTCACCAGTGCTGTGTCTGTCTGTTTTCGAGGATCCTCTGGCCCAGATGACCAACTTTTGGGGGAATTTGGGGAGCAGTATGGAGAAGgaagaggcactaatcctctagatcccagagccagggggcaacatcagggggaaggcctcagcctctgttaccctgttgttggccatccaggggaactggttgatcactgtgtgagacaggaagatgAATTTatagtctaatccagcagggctcttcttacgttctttcATGAACTTATTCCATAAATTTAGCCCATTTTTTGACTCATAGGAAACAACTTCTATGTCTTGGAAGTTTTTACGCAATATAATGTTCAGAGTTTGGTGATGAAAATTACAGCTAGTTTTATGTATGAATATATTTGACAAGACCAGTACCTTTTTCAGtccttgtattctttttttcccccggTCCAATCATTTTCATTGATCATCTTGTCTATATTTGGCTTCAGAATTTCTGAGAAAGTGGTCCTTTGTCAGATAAAATGCTAGTGGTTATAGCCCACCTCCAAACAGTCATCCTtcttgctgttatgaatctgaGAACCTGATATTGtagaccgggggtggccaaaccgtgactCGAGAGCCACATGGGACTTTTTCGCAGATATTCTGTGACTCTTGAGACCCCCTTGCCCTGTGGGCCAGCTTGAAGAAAGCACttctctcttttaatcacttctccaagccaagccagccggtggcgtgtagtagctcacaactttaacgccagtggCTCACAGtggaattttttctcacaagaccccacagcttagagggagtaattGGTCAAATATTGCCGTTTTCTATGCTAAGCAAGTTATAAATGATGGCTTTTGtattgttaaagcagtaaaattagtTCACGTTCAATAGGACAGTAAGtatagcatatatatatatatatatgggagaTATAAGGGAGATATATATATCTCCCTTTCCTGTGCAGATGTGACATTTTAGAATTGTGTCTCCATTTTTGTGATACTAGGCAATCTTTCTACACTtcctggtgtagggttgccaagtccaattcaagatatctggggactttgggggtggagccaagagactttggggtggagccaggagacattggtggggatatatatatatttgggggggatgtctcccccccgccccggctTCAAAATGTCTGGAAGTCTTACATCTCTCTCTGCCGTTTTTCTCCCTGATATAATTTACTTTTGTTTTTCAGATATGAGACATGAGTGTTGGACGCAGAAGATTAAAACTGCTGGGCATTCTGATGATGGTAAACTTTTTTATATATGTTATTGTAGAAGTCTCAAAGAGCACTGGCCAAGAGAAGAATTCAAAAGGACGTGTGATAGTACCTCCCAAGAAGTTTTGGAGGAAATATACTCCTCACAAGGCGTATTGGaataagcagcagcagaagctggaaCGCCTCTACAATCCCATTTTGGCATTGCTTTCCAACATGACTCCAGAGGAGAACTTATCATCGAATGGTAGCTTTTTGAATAGCTGCGATCCTGATCCGCTTGTCGCGGAAGAAGTTAACGACTTTGCAGATTTGCCCGCTAGGTTTAAAGACTTCTTATATTATCTGAGATGTCGAAATTATTCATTAATAGTGGATCAACCACACAAGTGCAAACACAAACCTTTTCTGCTTCTGGCTATCAAATCGCTCATACCGCATTTTGATAGGAGACAGGCGATCCGTGAGTCTTGGGGGAGAGAGGTGAAATCTGGAGATGTCACTGTTGTGAGAGTCTTTCTGTTGGGCGAGACCCCTCCAGAGGATCATTATCCCAACCTCTCAGATATGCTCAGATTTGAGAGCGAAACCCACCGTGACATCCTTCTGTGGAACTACAGAGATACTTTCTTCAACTTGACTCTGAAAGAAGTGCTGTTCCTGAAATGGGTCAGCAGTACCTGTCCAGATGCCCAGTTTGTTTTCAAGGGAGATGATGACGTTTTTGTGAATACCCATCAGATCCTGGATTACTTGAAAAGTTTAACCAAGGATAAAGCCAAAGACTTATTCATAGGCGACGTGATTAAAGATGCTGGACCTCATCGCGAGAAGAAACTGAAATACTATATTCCAGAAAGTATTTATGAAGGCTCTTATCCTCCGTACGCAGGAGGCGGTGGGTTCCTCTATTCTGGTAATCTGGCACTGCGATTAACCAATGCATCTGAGCAGGTCCTTCTCTACCCTATCGATGACGTGTATACGGGAATGTGCCTTCAGAAGCTAGGGTTAGCTCCGGAAAAACACAAAGGCTTTAAGACATTTGACATTGAAGAGAAGCAGAGGGATAACATTTGTTCCTACACGAATCTCATGTTAGTTCACAGCAGGAAACCTCAAGAAATGATTAAAATCTGGACACGTTTGCAGGATCCAAATTTAAATTGCTGAGCCTGATTTACGGGGCGTGCGTTACGTCCGACAGCTCTTTCCAGAATTGGGTTTAAGCGAGTAATACTCTTGTCTTTTGTCTGGAGGCTTCTCTTGCAAATCAAAATGAGCTATCAACGGTTTATCTAGTTCTTACGGAAATGAGAGTCCATCACATTTTGAGGATGTGGCATGGAAACTGCAGCCCTTAACCTTTCTGCTGTCCAGTTCCTACGCCTAATAATAAAACATGTAATAATTATAGTCTTCTGAAGCTGTTATTGTTTGGCCCTGTGATATTGAAAGTATGGGTCTCTTAGTGGTAGAAGCCATACGGGTTGTTTCTCTGCAATGAAATATCTTTCAGCGAAATATCAGGAAAGTAATTTCAACATGATTGACAATCCCTAAGCTACTAacacttctttttgttgttgttgttgttgtttccctcccacacacacacactatgctTACCCCACTCCTGAACAGTATTCAATTAAATGTGGTGGAACAGTCTTTGTGACAGTGTATGTAAAAATTCAAGCGATCCATCTACTTTTTTTCTCAGAGAAGCTGCACAACTTAAAAACTTGGTGTGCAAGTTGGGAGGACACGGTtttgggttgttttttaaaaaaaaatggaattggcTAATAGCCAAACACTTTCACCGGTTTCAAAACTTTGACTTAGTGGGCTTCGCGCTCAGTTGTTGTCTTTCTCTGTAAAGTTATTTGTGCAGTTTGATTTGATTCAATAAATTCATATGGAACTACTTCACTGATTCAGAAAGGTTGGGTGGCTTTATGTGCAAGCTGGACTTAAAACCAGTTGCATCGATTTATGTTTTTTGAGATCCTAAGTGTTTAAAACCTGGAATTTGCAAGGGGTATCTCACAGATCCGGAAGTTCTGTTTGCCATATCTTCATGCGTGTCATATCAGACAATTAACTTGGAACAGTGACTGCTTTCGTTACGTAGAAGTGCCTGTATTTATTGTTCAGATTGAAGACCAAAACACTTTCTTAAGTATATTTTGTGTAATGATTTATTTGTATAGCCGTTGTTGAGTCAtatttaagtaggaaaaaaaaactattttaaatGTG contains:
- the B3GNT2 gene encoding N-acetyllactosaminide beta-1,3-N-acetylglucosaminyltransferase 2, yielding MSVGRRRLKLLGILMMVNFFIYVIVEVSKSTGQEKNSKGRVIVPPKKFWRKYTPHKAYWNKQQQKLERLYNPILALLSNMTPEENLSSNGSFLNSCDPDPLVAEEVNDFADLPARFKDFLYYLRCRNYSLIVDQPHKCKHKPFLLLAIKSLIPHFDRRQAIRESWGREVKSGDVTVVRVFLLGETPPEDHYPNLSDMLRFESETHRDILLWNYRDTFFNLTLKEVLFLKWVSSTCPDAQFVFKGDDDVFVNTHQILDYLKSLTKDKAKDLFIGDVIKDAGPHREKKLKYYIPESIYEGSYPPYAGGGGFLYSGNLALRLTNASEQVLLYPIDDVYTGMCLQKLGLAPEKHKGFKTFDIEEKQRDNICSYTNLMLVHSRKPQEMIKIWTRLQDPNLNC